The Salmonella enterica subsp. houtenae serovar Houten genome has a segment encoding these proteins:
- a CDS encoding membrane protein: protein MERFDAVIIGAGAAGMFCAAQAGQAGSRVLLIDNGKKPGRKILMSGGGRCNFTNLYVEPAAYLSQNPHFCKSALARYTQWDFIDLVGRYGIAWHEKTLGQLFCDDSAQRIVDMLVAECDKGGVTLRLRSEVLSVARDESGFVLALNGETVATQKLVIASGGLSMPGLGASPFGYKIAEQFGLKVLPTRAGLVPFTLHKPLLEQLQTLSGVSVPCVITARNGTVFRENLLFTHRGLSGPAVLQISSYWQPGELVSINLLPDLSLEDVLNEQRNAHPNQSLKNTLAMHLPKRLVECLQQLGQIPDVSLRQLNARDQQTLVDTLTAWQVQPNGTEGYRTAEVTLGGVDTNELSSRTMEARRVPGLYFIGEVMDVTGWLGGYNFQWAWSSAWACAQDLAAKR, encoded by the coding sequence GTGGAAAGGTTTGATGCCGTTATTATAGGCGCTGGCGCAGCGGGCATGTTTTGCGCCGCGCAGGCAGGACAGGCGGGTAGCCGCGTGCTGCTCATCGATAATGGCAAGAAGCCAGGACGTAAAATCCTCATGTCCGGCGGTGGGCGCTGCAACTTTACTAATCTTTATGTTGAGCCTGCTGCATATTTGAGCCAGAACCCCCATTTTTGCAAATCAGCGTTAGCCCGTTATACACAGTGGGACTTTATCGATCTGGTCGGCAGGTATGGGATAGCCTGGCATGAGAAAACTCTGGGACAGCTTTTTTGCGATGATTCCGCCCAACGCATTGTCGATATGCTGGTTGCCGAGTGCGACAAAGGCGGCGTAACGCTGCGCCTGCGTAGTGAGGTATTGAGCGTCGCGCGTGATGAGTCGGGTTTCGTGCTGGCGCTGAACGGCGAGACGGTCGCTACGCAAAAGCTGGTGATCGCCAGCGGCGGTCTGTCGATGCCGGGGCTTGGCGCATCGCCGTTTGGCTATAAAATCGCCGAACAGTTTGGTCTCAAGGTGTTGCCGACTCGCGCCGGGCTGGTGCCCTTTACGCTACATAAGCCGCTGTTAGAACAGCTCCAGACGCTGTCTGGCGTATCCGTTCCCTGCGTGATTACCGCCCGCAATGGCACGGTATTTCGGGAAAACCTACTTTTTACCCATCGTGGGTTGTCCGGACCCGCCGTTTTACAGATTTCCAGCTACTGGCAACCGGGCGAGTTAGTAAGTATTAACTTATTGCCGGATCTCTCGCTGGAAGACGTTCTCAATGAACAGCGTAACGCGCACCCGAACCAGAGTCTGAAGAACACGCTGGCGATGCATCTGCCGAAACGGTTGGTGGAGTGTTTACAACAGTTGGGGCAGATCCCGGATGTATCGCTCAGGCAGTTGAACGCCCGTGACCAGCAGACGTTGGTTGACACGCTTACTGCCTGGCAAGTGCAGCCTAACGGCACCGAAGGTTATCGGACAGCGGAAGTGACGCTGGGTGGCGTGGATACAAACGAACTGTCATCGCGGACCATGGAAGCGCGCCGCGTGCCGGGTCTCTATTTTATCGGCGAAGTGATGGACGTCACCGGTTGGTTGGGCGGCTATAACTTCCAGTGGGCCTGGTCGAGCGCCTGGGCCTGCGCGCAGGATTTGGCGGCAAAACGATAA
- the uspA_1 gene encoding universal stress protein A, which translates to MAYKHILIAVDLSPESKVLVEKAVSMARPYNAKISLIHVDVNYSDLYTGLIDVNLGDMQKRISEETHHALTELSTNAGYPITETLSGSGDLGQVLVDAIKKYDMDLVVCGHHQDFWSKLMSSARQLINTVHVDMLIVPLRDEEE; encoded by the coding sequence ATGGCTTATAAACACATTCTTATCGCAGTTGATCTCTCCCCGGAAAGTAAGGTTCTGGTTGAAAAAGCGGTCTCTATGGCGCGCCCCTACAACGCGAAAATCTCTCTAATCCACGTTGACGTGAATTATTCTGACCTGTACACCGGTCTGATTGACGTCAATCTGGGCGATATGCAGAAACGTATCTCCGAAGAAACCCACCACGCGCTGACCGAGCTGTCTACTAACGCTGGCTACCCTATCACTGAAACCCTGAGCGGTAGCGGCGATTTGGGCCAGGTGCTGGTTGACGCCATCAAGAAATACGATATGGATCTGGTCGTTTGCGGTCATCACCAGGACTTCTGGAGCAAACTGATGTCTTCTGCGCGCCAGTTGATCAACACCGTTCACGTTGACATGCTGATTGTTCCGCTGCGCGACGAAGAAGAGTAA
- the dtpB gene encoding PTR2 family transport protein, which yields MTRFDVRVHTFRDGIKRRRNMNTTAPTGLLQQPRPFFMIFFVELWERFGYYGVQGILAVFFVKQLGFSQEQAFITFGAFAALVYGLISIGGYVGDHLLGTKRTLVLGAIVLAIGYFMTGMSLLNPDLIFIALGTIAVGNGLFKANPASLLSKCYLPKDPRLDGAFTLFYMSINIGSLLSLSLAPVIADKFGYAVTYNLCGAGLIVALLVYFACRGMVKNIGSEPDHKPLRFRNLLLVLLGTVVMVFLCAWLMHNVKVANLVLIVLSIVVTIFFFREAFRLDKTGRNKMFVAFILMIEAVLFYILYAQMPTSLNFFAINNVHHEILGFTINPVSFQALNPFWVVVASPVLAAIYTRLGSKGKDLTMPMKFTLGMFLCALGFLTAAAAGMWFADAQGLTSPWFIVLVYLFQSLGELLISALGLAMVAALVPQHLMGFILGMWFLTQAAAFLLGGYVATFTAVPENITDPLQTLPIYTGVFSKIGLVTLAVTVVMAIMVPWLNRMINTPDSAH from the coding sequence TTGACGCGTTTTGATGTACGCGTTCATACGTTTCGGGATGGCATTAAAAGGCGAAGGAATATGAATACAACTGCACCTACGGGCTTGCTGCAGCAACCTCGTCCATTCTTCATGATCTTTTTTGTAGAATTATGGGAACGATTTGGCTATTACGGCGTCCAGGGCATCCTGGCGGTTTTTTTCGTTAAACAATTGGGTTTTTCTCAGGAGCAGGCCTTTATTACCTTTGGCGCTTTTGCAGCGCTGGTTTATGGCCTGATCTCCATCGGCGGTTATGTTGGCGACCATCTGTTAGGGACTAAACGCACCCTGGTCCTGGGCGCGATTGTGCTGGCGATTGGCTATTTTATGACCGGCATGTCGCTATTAAATCCCGATCTGATTTTTATCGCACTGGGTACGATTGCCGTAGGAAACGGGTTATTTAAAGCCAATCCCGCCAGCCTGCTCTCTAAATGCTATCTGCCTAAAGATCCCCGGCTGGATGGCGCTTTCACCCTGTTTTATATGTCGATTAACATCGGTTCTTTGCTATCGCTATCGCTGGCGCCGGTGATTGCCGATAAATTTGGCTATGCCGTGACCTATAATCTGTGCGGCGCCGGTTTAATCGTTGCGCTTCTGGTGTACTTCGCCTGTCGTGGCATGGTAAAAAATATCGGTTCTGAGCCGGATCATAAACCGCTACGTTTTCGCAATTTGCTGCTGGTACTACTCGGCACCGTCGTCATGGTTTTCCTCTGCGCCTGGCTGATGCATAACGTTAAGGTTGCCAATCTGGTACTCATCGTCCTTTCTATCGTCGTAACCATTTTCTTCTTTCGCGAAGCGTTTCGTCTGGATAAAACCGGCCGCAATAAAATGTTCGTGGCGTTTATTCTGATGATTGAAGCCGTGCTGTTTTACATTCTGTATGCGCAGATGCCTACTTCGCTGAACTTCTTTGCGATTAATAACGTGCATCATGAAATTCTTGGATTCACCATTAACCCGGTAAGTTTTCAGGCGCTGAACCCATTCTGGGTGGTCGTCGCCAGTCCGGTACTGGCAGCGATTTACACCCGACTGGGTAGCAAAGGCAAAGATCTGACCATGCCGATGAAGTTTACGCTCGGCATGTTCCTCTGCGCGCTGGGTTTTCTGACCGCCGCCGCAGCCGGGATGTGGTTCGCCGATGCGCAAGGACTGACGTCGCCGTGGTTTATCGTGCTGGTGTATCTGTTCCAGAGTCTGGGCGAGTTGCTGATTAGCGCGCTGGGACTGGCAATGGTCGCCGCCCTGGTGCCGCAGCATCTGATGGGCTTTATTCTGGGAATGTGGTTCCTGACCCAGGCCGCCGCCTTTCTGCTCGGCGGTTATGTGGCGACCTTCACCGCCGTACCGGAAAACATCACCGATCCGCTCCAGACGCTGCCAATTTATACCGGCGTCTTTAGCAAAATTGGTCTGGTCACGCTGGCAGTCACCGTAGTGATGGCCATTATGGTACCGTGGTTAAACCGGATGATTAATACCCCGGATAGCGCTCATTGA
- the phoC gene encoding phosphatase, which produces MKLHITVLASSLALAMPALAKDIPLSQAESIAKSATPDSTSIAFNNLASQWLTQLRKALQGDAATLTRDALDQMRQNPTQADTAWLQASGYDFQTRDNQQVGITLLSAFNTLPEAVLKDNLATVTAINHDADVNTRRQALADAESVGYLYFLSDAMGPRLGRAFLTAYDKGELGKAAALIKASEVSTSAAKRYFHYPRPFLVPGNTIHLAPDDAVVKDGHPYTADGGSFPSGHTNVGYTDALLMAEMIPERFDALVIRGARYGYSRLVLGVHYPLDVIGARMVAQRNVAHYLNDPHYRTLFNEARTQLREALVKECGTTIVECAASTGKDDPYREPAMHTFYRFTMTYNLPQQKGEHQPLKVPKGAEVLLQAALPGFSTEQRQALMEETALPAGYPLSGETDDQQFWQRLDLSAAYEMARKTR; this is translated from the coding sequence ATGAAACTACACATTACTGTACTGGCGTCATCTCTGGCGCTGGCGATGCCGGCACTGGCGAAAGATATTCCCCTGTCTCAGGCGGAGTCGATAGCGAAAAGCGCGACGCCCGACTCGACGAGCATTGCCTTTAATAACCTTGCGTCTCAATGGCTGACACAGTTGCGCAAGGCATTACAAGGCGATGCTGCAACATTGACTCGCGACGCCCTGGATCAGATGCGACAGAATCCCACCCAGGCGGATACCGCCTGGTTACAGGCTAGCGGTTATGATTTTCAGACCCGTGACAATCAACAGGTGGGAATTACCCTGCTTTCCGCCTTCAATACACTGCCGGAAGCGGTATTGAAAGACAATCTGGCGACGGTAACGGCGATTAACCATGATGCCGATGTTAATACCCGTCGCCAGGCGCTGGCGGATGCGGAAAGCGTGGGCTATCTCTATTTCCTGAGCGATGCGATGGGGCCGCGACTGGGGCGGGCATTCCTGACCGCCTATGATAAAGGCGAGCTGGGCAAAGCGGCGGCGCTGATTAAAGCGTCGGAAGTCAGCACCAGCGCGGCGAAAAGATATTTTCATTATCCGCGTCCTTTCCTGGTACCGGGTAATACTATCCATCTGGCGCCAGACGATGCGGTGGTAAAAGATGGTCATCCTTATACCGCGGATGGTGGTTCTTTCCCCAGCGGTCACACGAATGTCGGTTATACGGATGCGCTATTGATGGCGGAAATGATCCCGGAACGCTTTGATGCGTTAGTGATTCGCGGCGCGCGCTATGGTTATTCCCGCCTGGTCCTTGGCGTACACTATCCGCTGGATGTGATAGGCGCGCGGATGGTCGCGCAGCGTAATGTCGCGCACTATCTTAACGATCCGCATTATCGGACGTTGTTCAACGAAGCTCGCACTCAACTGCGCGAAGCGCTGGTGAAAGAGTGTGGTACGACGATTGTCGAATGCGCGGCGTCAACCGGAAAAGACGATCCGTACCGCGAGCCGGCCATGCATACCTTTTATCGTTTCACCATGACCTATAATCTGCCGCAGCAGAAAGGCGAGCATCAGCCGCTGAAAGTACCAAAAGGCGCCGAGGTTCTGCTGCAGGCCGCGCTACCGGGTTTTTCGACGGAACAGCGTCAGGCGTTGATGGAAGAGACAGCGCTACCGGCAGGATATCCGTTATCGGGCGAGACCGATGATCAACAGTTCTGGCAGCGTCTGGATCTGTCCGCTGCTTACGAGATGGCGAGAAAAACGCGCTAA
- the rsmJ gene encoding methyltransferase yields the protein MQICLIDETGATDGALSVLAARWGLEHDEDNLMALVLTPQRLELRKRDEPKLGGIFVDFVGGAMAHRRKFGGGRGEAVAKAVGIKGDYLPDVVDATAGLGRDAFVLASVGCRVRMLERNPVVAALLDDGLTRGYADADIGPWLQQRLQLIHASSLTALTDITPRPQVVYLDPMFPHKQKSALVKKEMRVFQSLVGPDLDADGLLEPARQLATKRVVVKRPDYAPPLADVATPNAIVTKGHRFDIYAGTP from the coding sequence GTGCAAATCTGCTTAATAGATGAAACGGGCGCCACAGACGGCGCCTTATCTGTTCTGGCTGCCCGCTGGGGGTTGGAGCATGACGAAGACAATCTTATGGCGCTGGTATTGACGCCGCAACGTCTGGAGCTGCGCAAGCGCGACGAACCGAAGCTCGGCGGCATTTTTGTCGATTTTGTCGGCGGCGCGATGGCCCATCGACGTAAGTTCGGCGGCGGGCGCGGCGAAGCGGTGGCGAAGGCGGTCGGTATTAAGGGCGATTATCTGCCGGATGTGGTTGATGCCACGGCGGGGCTGGGGCGCGATGCGTTTGTGCTGGCGTCCGTCGGTTGCCGCGTGCGGATGCTGGAGCGTAATCCGGTAGTGGCGGCCTTACTGGATGACGGTCTGACGCGCGGCTACGCCGATGCGGACATTGGTCCGTGGTTGCAGCAACGTTTACAGTTGATTCACGCTTCCAGCCTGACGGCGTTGACTGATATCACTCCGCGCCCGCAGGTGGTCTATCTCGACCCGATGTTTCCGCATAAGCAGAAAAGCGCGCTGGTGAAGAAAGAGATGCGGGTGTTTCAGTCGCTGGTGGGACCAGATTTAGACGCCGACGGACTGCTGGAGCCGGCGCGTCAGTTGGCGACCAAACGCGTGGTGGTTAAACGTCCCGATTATGCGCCGCCGCTGGCGGATGTCGCGACGCCCAACGCCATCGTTACCAAAGGCCACCGGTTCGATATTTACGCAGGAACGCCGTAG
- the pitA gene encoding low-affinity inorganic phosphate transporter: MLHLFAGLDLHTGLLLLLALAFVLFYEAINGFHDTANAVATVIYTRAMRSQLAVIMAAVFNFFGVLLGGLSVAYAIVHMLPTDLLLNMGSAHGLAMVFSMLLAAIIWNLGTWYFGLPASSSHTLIGAIIGIGLTNAMMTGTSVVDALNIPKVINIFGSLIISPIVGLVFAGGLIFLLRRYWSGTKKRARIHLTPAEREKKDGKKKPPFWTRIALILSAIGVAFSHGANDGQKGIGLVMLVLIGVAPAGFVVNMNASSYEITRTRDAINNVETYFEQRPDLLKAVTGVDQLIPSPEPGATEPAEFHCHPANTINALNRAKGMLANVESYDKLSVEQRSQLRRIMLCISDTTDKVVKLPGVSSDDQRLLKKLKTDMLSTIEYAPVWIIMAVALALGIGTMIGWRRVATTIGEKIGKKGMTYAQGMSAQMTAAVSIGLASYTGMPVSTTHVLSSSVAGTMVVDGGGLQRKTVTSILMAWVFTLPAAIILSGVLYWLSLKII, from the coding sequence ATGCTACATTTGTTTGCTGGCCTGGATTTACATACCGGGCTTTTATTATTGCTTGCTCTGGCTTTTGTGCTGTTCTACGAAGCGATTAACGGCTTCCATGATACAGCTAATGCAGTCGCAACCGTGATTTACACCCGCGCGATGCGTTCGCAGCTGGCGGTTATCATGGCGGCGGTGTTTAACTTTTTTGGCGTTCTGCTGGGGGGGCTCAGCGTGGCGTATGCCATTGTGCATATGCTGCCGACGGATCTCCTGCTCAACATGGGTTCCGCGCACGGCCTCGCCATGGTTTTTTCCATGTTGCTGGCGGCAATTATCTGGAACCTCGGCACCTGGTATTTCGGGTTACCGGCGTCCAGTTCCCACACGCTGATTGGCGCGATTATCGGTATCGGTTTAACCAATGCGATGATGACCGGCACGTCAGTAGTGGATGCGCTTAACATCCCGAAAGTTATCAATATCTTCGGTTCACTCATTATCTCCCCTATTGTCGGTCTGGTATTCGCCGGCGGCCTGATTTTCTTGCTGCGTCGCTACTGGAGCGGCACTAAGAAACGCGCCCGTATCCACCTGACGCCAGCCGAGCGTGAAAAGAAAGACGGCAAGAAAAAGCCGCCGTTCTGGACGCGTATCGCGCTGATCCTCTCGGCTATCGGCGTGGCGTTTTCGCATGGCGCGAACGATGGTCAGAAAGGCATTGGCCTGGTCATGCTGGTGCTGATTGGCGTTGCGCCTGCAGGTTTCGTGGTCAATATGAATGCCTCCAGCTACGAAATCACCCGTACGCGCGATGCTATTAACAACGTCGAAACGTACTTTGAGCAGCGTCCTGACCTGCTGAAAGCCGTCACCGGCGTTGACCAACTGATTCCGTCTCCGGAACCGGGCGCGACTGAACCGGCTGAATTCCACTGCCATCCGGCTAACACCATTAACGCGCTTAACCGTGCGAAAGGGATGCTGGCAAACGTGGAAAGCTACGACAAGTTAAGCGTTGAACAGCGTAGCCAGTTGCGTCGCATTATGCTGTGCATCTCCGACACGACCGACAAAGTCGTGAAATTGCCTGGCGTAAGCAGCGATGACCAGCGTCTGCTGAAAAAGCTGAAGACCGATATGTTAAGCACCATTGAGTATGCGCCGGTGTGGATCATCATGGCGGTGGCGTTGGCGCTGGGTATTGGTACGATGATCGGCTGGCGTCGCGTGGCAACCACTATCGGCGAGAAAATTGGTAAAAAAGGCATGACGTATGCGCAGGGGATGTCGGCGCAGATGACGGCGGCAGTCTCTATCGGTCTTGCCAGCTACACCGGTATGCCAGTTTCTACCACTCACGTACTCTCCTCTTCAGTGGCGGGAACCATGGTCGTTGATGGCGGCGGGTTGCAGCGTAAAACTGTGACCAGCATTCTGATGGCCTGGGTATTTACCTTACCGGCGGCGATTATTCTTTCCGGCGTGCTGTACTGGCTTTCCCTGAAAATTATTTAA
- the uspB gene encoding universal stress protein B, translating into MISTVSLFWALCVVCIVNMARYFSSLRALLVVLRGCDPLLYQYVDGGGFFTTHGQPNKQVRLVWYIYAQRYRDHHDEEFIRRCERVRRQFLLTSALCGLVVVSLIALMIWH; encoded by the coding sequence ATGATAAGCACCGTCTCACTATTCTGGGCTTTATGTGTCGTTTGCATTGTTAATATGGCGCGCTATTTCTCATCGTTACGCGCACTGTTAGTGGTACTTCGTGGTTGCGATCCTTTGCTCTATCAATATGTCGATGGCGGCGGCTTCTTTACCACGCATGGTCAGCCCAACAAACAGGTGCGCCTGGTATGGTATATCTACGCTCAGCGCTATCGCGATCATCATGATGAAGAGTTTATTCGCCGTTGTGAACGCGTGCGCCGCCAGTTTCTGCTGACCAGCGCGTTATGCGGTTTGGTGGTGGTGAGCTTGATTGCGCTCATGATTTGGCACTGA
- the macA_1 gene encoding membrane protein, giving the protein MDKMKRHLVWWIAGILVVIAAVVGWMLRPAGVPEGLAASNGRIEATEVDIATKIAGRIETIRVNEGQFVRQGEVLAKMDTRVLQEQRLEAIAQIKEAESAVAAARALLEQRQSEMRAAQSVVKQREAELDSVSKRHVRSRSLSQRGAVSVQQLDDDRAAAESARAALETAKAQVSAAKAAIEAARTSIIQAQTRVEAAQATERRIVADIDDSELKAPRDGRVQYRVAEPGEVLSAGGRVLNMVDLSDVYMTFFLPTEQAGLLKIGGEARLVLDAAPDLRIPATISFVASVAQFTPKTVETHDERLKLMFRVKARIPPELLRQHLEYVKTGLPGMAWVRLDERVPWPDALSVRLSP; this is encoded by the coding sequence ATGGACAAAATGAAGCGTCATCTGGTGTGGTGGATTGCAGGCATCCTGGTGGTTATTGCCGCCGTCGTAGGGTGGATGCTACGTCCTGCGGGCGTGCCGGAAGGGCTTGCCGCCAGCAACGGCAGAATAGAAGCGACGGAAGTCGATATCGCCACCAAAATCGCTGGTCGTATCGAGACGATACGGGTGAATGAAGGGCAGTTCGTTCGTCAGGGCGAGGTACTGGCGAAAATGGACACCCGCGTATTGCAGGAGCAACGGCTGGAGGCGATTGCGCAGATTAAAGAGGCCGAGAGCGCGGTTGCCGCCGCCCGCGCCTTGCTGGAGCAACGCCAGAGTGAAATGCGTGCCGCGCAGTCGGTCGTGAAACAGCGGGAAGCTGAGCTGGATTCCGTCTCTAAACGTCACGTGCGTTCCCGTTCGCTATCGCAGCGTGGCGCGGTATCTGTACAACAGTTAGATGACGATCGCGCGGCGGCGGAAAGCGCGCGCGCCGCCCTGGAGACCGCCAAAGCGCAGGTATCTGCGGCAAAAGCGGCGATTGAGGCGGCGCGTACCAGTATTATCCAGGCGCAAACGCGTGTGGAAGCGGCGCAGGCGACCGAGCGGCGTATTGTCGCCGACATTGACGACAGTGAATTAAAAGCGCCGCGCGATGGGCGCGTGCAGTACCGCGTTGCCGAGCCGGGCGAAGTGTTATCGGCTGGTGGCCGGGTGCTGAACATGGTCGATCTCAGCGATGTTTATATGACATTTTTCCTGCCGACCGAACAGGCGGGGTTGTTGAAGATCGGCGGTGAAGCGCGTCTGGTGCTTGATGCCGCGCCCGACCTCCGTATACCGGCGACGATCAGTTTTGTCGCCAGCGTGGCGCAGTTCACACCCAAAACCGTGGAAACCCACGATGAACGGTTGAAGCTGATGTTCCGGGTAAAGGCGCGTATTCCGCCTGAGCTGTTGCGGCAGCATCTGGAATATGTCAAAACCGGTTTGCCGGGAATGGCCTGGGTTCGTCTGGACGAGCGCGTGCCCTGGCCTGACGCTCTAAGCGTGAGGTTGTCGCCATGA
- the prlC gene encoding oligopeptidase A: MTNPLLTSFSLPPFSAIKPEHVVPAVTKALADCRAAVEGVVAHGAPYTWENLCQPLAEVDDALGRIFSPVSHLNSVKNSPELREAYEQTLPLLSEYSTWVGQHEGLYNAYRDLRDGDHYATLNTAQKKAVDNALRDFELSGIGLPKEKQQRYGEIATRLSELGNLYSNNVLDATMGWTKLITDEAELAGMPESALAAAKAQAEAKEQQGYLLTLDIPSYLPVMTYCDNQALREEMYRAYSTRASDQGPNAGKWDNSPVMEEILALRHELAQLLGFENYAHKSLATKMAETPQQVLDFLTDLAKRARPQGEKELAQLRTFAKAEFGVDELQPWDIAYYSEKQKQHLYSISDEQLRPYFPENKAVNGLFEVVKRIYGITAKERTDVDVWHPEVRFFELYDENNELRGSFYLDLYAREHKRGGAWMDDCVGQMRKADGTLQKSVAYLTCNFNRPVNGKPALFTHDEVITLFHEFGHGLHHMLTRIETAGVSGISGVPWDAVELPSQFMENWCWEPDALAFISGHYETGEPLPKELLDKMLAAKNYQAALFILRQLEFGLFDFRLHAEFNPPQGAKILETLFEIKKQVAVVPSPTWGRFPHAFSHIFAGGYAAGYYSYLWADVLAADAYSRFEEEGIFNRDTGQSFLDNILTRGGSEEPMELFKRFRGREPQLDAMLEHYGIKG, translated from the coding sequence ATGACCAATCCATTACTGACGTCTTTTTCACTACCGCCTTTTTCGGCAATTAAACCGGAGCATGTGGTGCCTGCGGTCACCAAAGCATTGGCCGATTGCCGGGCGGCGGTAGAAGGCGTTGTGGCGCATGGCGCGCCGTATACCTGGGAAAATCTTTGTCAGCCGTTGGCGGAAGTCGACGACGCACTGGGACGAATCTTCTCCCCGGTGAGTCACCTTAACTCGGTGAAAAATAGCCCGGAGCTGCGCGAAGCCTACGAACAGACGTTGCCGCTGCTGTCTGAATACAGCACCTGGGTTGGGCAACATGAAGGGCTGTACAATGCGTACCGCGACCTGCGCGACGGCGATCATTACGCCACTCTGAATACCGCGCAGAAGAAAGCGGTTGATAACGCGCTGCGTGATTTTGAACTGTCCGGCATCGGCCTGCCGAAAGAGAAGCAGCAGCGTTACGGTGAAATCGCCACTCGTCTGTCTGAGCTGGGCAACCTGTACAGCAATAACGTGCTTGACGCAACGATGGGCTGGACGAAGCTCATCACCGACGAAGCCGAGCTGGCGGGGATGCCGGAAAGCGCGCTCGCCGCCGCTAAAGCGCAGGCCGAAGCGAAAGAGCAGCAGGGCTATTTGCTAACGCTGGATATTCCAAGCTACCTGCCGGTGATGACTTACTGCGACAACCAGGCGTTGCGCGAAGAGATGTATCGCGCTTATTCCACCCGCGCCTCCGATCAGGGACCGAATGCGGGGAAATGGGATAACAGTCCGGTGATGGAAGAAATTCTTGCGCTGCGTCATGAACTGGCGCAACTGCTGGGCTTCGAAAATTATGCCCATAAATCGCTGGCTACCAAAATGGCGGAAACGCCGCAGCAGGTGCTCGATTTCTTAACCGATCTGGCAAAACGCGCCCGTCCGCAGGGAGAAAAAGAGCTGGCGCAACTGCGCACTTTCGCGAAAGCGGAGTTTGGCGTCGACGAGCTGCAACCGTGGGATATCGCGTACTACAGTGAAAAGCAAAAACAGCACCTTTACAGCATCAGCGATGAGCAGTTACGTCCGTACTTCCCGGAAAACAAAGCCGTGAATGGCCTGTTTGAAGTGGTGAAACGTATTTACGGCATCACCGCGAAAGAGCGTACTGATGTTGATGTCTGGCACCCGGAAGTCCGCTTCTTCGAACTGTATGACGAAAACAACGAACTGCGCGGCAGCTTTTATCTCGACCTGTACGCTCGCGAACACAAACGCGGCGGGGCGTGGATGGACGACTGTGTCGGCCAGATGCGTAAAGCGGACGGCACATTGCAAAAGTCGGTCGCTTATCTGACCTGTAATTTCAACCGTCCGGTGAACGGTAAACCCGCGCTGTTTACCCATGATGAAGTGATTACTCTATTCCACGAGTTTGGTCATGGTCTGCACCATATGCTGACCCGCATTGAGACCGCCGGGGTCTCCGGTATCAGCGGCGTGCCGTGGGATGCGGTCGAACTGCCAAGTCAGTTTATGGAAAACTGGTGTTGGGAACCGGACGCGCTGGCGTTTATCTCTGGCCATTATGAAACCGGCGAGCCGTTGCCGAAGGAACTACTGGATAAAATGCTGGCGGCGAAAAACTATCAGGCGGCGCTGTTTATTCTGCGTCAACTGGAGTTCGGTCTGTTCGATTTCCGCCTGCATGCGGAATTTAATCCGCCGCAAGGGGCGAAAATTCTTGAGACGCTCTTTGAAATCAAAAAACAGGTCGCCGTGGTGCCGTCACCGACGTGGGGCCGCTTCCCGCACGCGTTCAGCCACATCTTTGCTGGCGGCTATGCGGCAGGTTACTACAGCTATCTGTGGGCCGACGTGCTGGCGGCGGACGCTTATTCCCGCTTTGAGGAGGAAGGCATTTTCAACCGTGATACCGGCCAGTCATTCCTTGATAACATCCTGACTCGCGGTGGTTCTGAAGAGCCGATGGAACTCTTTAAACGCTTCCGTGGCCGTGAACCACAACTGGACGCGATGCTGGAGCATTACGGGATTAAAGGCTGA